A stretch of Fibrobacter sp. DNA encodes these proteins:
- a CDS encoding PAS domain-containing protein produces the protein MIEMNANQETACFEVNEHGRILSGNRRFCRMFGFDENEIRWHYLNDLYRYHKDFVAFLSGTDAMNCNFVAKMRTRKGRSFKCSITREAVQDAYGKVRFRSTVRKMVAGEATATAPAIENVAPSSVVFLAKCAHCGCQIPVARARGVKLSTLCSDCARKVYPEVYELKTAQV, from the coding sequence ATGATCGAGATGAATGCAAATCAAGAAACGGCCTGCTTTGAAGTGAACGAGCACGGTCGTATCCTTTCGGGGAACAGGCGTTTTTGCCGGATGTTCGGTTTCGACGAAAACGAAATCCGCTGGCACTACCTGAACGACCTGTACCGTTACCACAAGGACTTTGTGGCCTTTCTTTCGGGGACGGACGCAATGAACTGCAACTTTGTCGCCAAGATGCGAACCCGCAAGGGCCGCAGTTTCAAGTGCAGCATCACCCGAGAGGCGGTGCAGGATGCCTATGGCAAGGTTCGTTTCCGCAGTACGGTCCGTAAGATGGTGGCCGGTGAGGCAACAGCTACGGCTCCTGCTATAGAGAATGTGGCCCCGTCGTCCGTGGTGTTCCTTGCCAAGTGTGCCCATTGTGGCTGTCAGATTCCCGTGGCCCGTGCCCGGGGTGTCAAACTGTCCACCCTCTGTAGCGATTGCGCCCGCAAGGTCTACCCCGAGGTGTACGAGCTGAAGACTGCCCAAGTTTAA
- a CDS encoding class I SAM-dependent methyltransferase, protein MFDFYTEDKINAVDAKFEAQKIAFAPLSFHAAKALRDMGILEEISNARKNGITVSELSKKLGISLYGVGVLIEMGLGMGAIKLHKDSKEDDLRLTLGKIGFFLMKDEMTQVNMDFSEDICYLGAEDMQEAIREGKPAGLKHLGNWSTVYQGLSQLTDQQKKSWFGFDHFYSDLAFPEALPIVFSNPVGRLFDIGGNTAKWAIACCKYNPDVKVSIIDLPGQTAVAEKNAKAAGFENRIDMVPCNVLDNTTEFPKGADAVWMSQFLDCFSLEEITKILTKIRTAATAETDVYVLEPLWDKQRFEAAAYSLQATSLYFTCIANGNSKMYRFEELKHAVEIAGFELKEAHHNVGPNSYSLLRFRTK, encoded by the coding sequence ATGTTTGACTTTTATACCGAAGACAAGATCAACGCCGTGGACGCCAAGTTCGAGGCTCAAAAAATCGCTTTCGCCCCCCTCAGTTTCCATGCCGCCAAGGCCCTCCGTGACATGGGAATCCTGGAAGAAATCAGTAACGCCCGCAAGAACGGCATTACGGTTTCGGAACTTTCCAAGAAACTGGGCATTTCCCTCTACGGCGTAGGCGTTCTTATCGAAATGGGCCTCGGCATGGGTGCCATCAAGCTCCACAAGGATTCCAAAGAAGACGACCTGCGGCTCACCCTCGGAAAGATTGGATTTTTCCTGATGAAGGACGAAATGACCCAGGTGAACATGGACTTTTCCGAAGACATCTGCTACCTGGGCGCCGAAGATATGCAAGAAGCTATCCGCGAAGGAAAACCCGCCGGACTCAAGCACCTGGGCAACTGGAGCACGGTTTATCAGGGACTTTCCCAGCTCACCGACCAGCAAAAAAAGAGCTGGTTCGGCTTTGACCATTTCTATTCCGACCTTGCCTTCCCCGAAGCACTCCCCATCGTGTTCTCCAACCCCGTGGGCCGCCTGTTCGACATCGGCGGGAATACCGCCAAGTGGGCCATTGCCTGCTGCAAGTACAACCCCGATGTAAAGGTTTCCATCATCGACCTGCCGGGCCAGACCGCCGTGGCCGAAAAGAACGCCAAGGCCGCCGGATTCGAGAACCGTATCGACATGGTGCCCTGCAACGTGCTAGACAACACCACCGAGTTCCCGAAGGGGGCCGACGCCGTGTGGATGAGCCAGTTCCTGGACTGTTTCTCCCTGGAAGAAATCACCAAGATCTTGACTAAAATCCGCACCGCCGCCACTGCAGAAACGGACGTGTACGTGCTGGAACCCCTGTGGGACAAGCAACGCTTCGAAGCGGCCGCCTACTCCCTGCAGGCCACGTCCCTCTACTTCACCTGCATTGCCAACGGCAACTCCAAGATGTACCGTTTCGAGGAACTGAAACACGCCGTTGAAATTGCAGGCTTTGAACTGAAAGAAGCACACCACAACGTTGGCCCCAACAGCTATTCGTTGCTGCGGTTCAGGACAAAATGA
- a CDS encoding carboxypeptidase regulatory-like domain-containing protein has product MNKFYLTAFAGLLFAALAWVGCSDNEVAGGVSEETNTIAGILVDKKGAPVVSAMVYCKSVEADTVTSSDETDSKGKFSLPVKRFGNYGISATVDSLAYYEVVEFKGKDVELNTATLKETADVSGRVMLRQDSTAAGILVRIPGSSWTATTDSLGFYKLEGVPAGKTTLQVVPADLTRFVRVEHEVNVGALAGASGIDFVMLPLSMEYGLRSWWAFSAVGNEGPVDFVNDSRSWTAGMKLYGNPEWGGFVSYDETSNVVGAVHFKGASQFGVVEDDRGILDSATGFAVEVVLHVDKILDTAATYRKNLVGKLGFGSEDDQNVFSLAVVKGECSADKPSFAFFMADGSGDSLSCKNAVVSKNALAFGKRYYLMATWNGNAVSLYENGKKVGETDVQFEKILPSEESIFVGKESLEFSLEDLRISVEPLNEADAEFRNKSHEIETLFLGTNFQGTI; this is encoded by the coding sequence ATGAATAAGTTCTACTTGACAGCCTTTGCGGGTCTCCTTTTTGCCGCCCTTGCCTGGGTGGGCTGCTCCGATAACGAAGTGGCCGGCGGCGTCAGCGAAGAGACCAACACCATTGCAGGTATTTTGGTAGACAAGAAGGGTGCTCCTGTAGTAAGCGCCATGGTCTATTGCAAGTCCGTTGAGGCAGATACGGTCACCTCTTCTGACGAGACGGATTCCAAGGGCAAGTTCAGCCTGCCCGTAAAACGTTTCGGCAACTATGGAATTTCGGCTACCGTAGATTCCCTGGCTTATTACGAAGTGGTGGAATTCAAAGGCAAGGATGTGGAACTGAATACGGCAACGCTTAAGGAAACTGCCGATGTTTCGGGCCGTGTCATGCTTCGTCAAGATTCTACGGCGGCGGGCATCCTGGTCCGCATACCCGGTTCTTCCTGGACCGCGACGACGGATTCTTTGGGCTTCTACAAGCTTGAAGGTGTGCCCGCGGGTAAAACAACCTTGCAGGTAGTTCCCGCAGATCTGACCCGTTTTGTGAGGGTGGAACATGAGGTGAATGTAGGCGCTCTGGCCGGTGCAAGTGGTATAGATTTTGTGATGCTTCCGCTCTCTATGGAATACGGCCTTCGCAGCTGGTGGGCCTTTAGTGCCGTCGGTAATGAGGGTCCCGTGGATTTCGTGAATGACTCCAGGTCCTGGACCGCGGGCATGAAGCTCTATGGCAATCCTGAATGGGGTGGATTTGTCAGTTATGACGAAACTTCGAACGTTGTCGGTGCGGTTCATTTCAAGGGGGCTTCCCAGTTTGGCGTGGTAGAAGACGATAGGGGAATTCTGGATAGTGCGACCGGATTTGCTGTTGAAGTGGTTCTGCATGTGGACAAGATCTTGGATACGGCGGCCACGTACCGCAAGAACCTGGTGGGCAAGCTGGGATTTGGTTCCGAAGATGACCAGAATGTGTTCAGTCTTGCGGTGGTCAAGGGTGAATGCAGTGCAGACAAGCCCAGTTTCGCCTTCTTCATGGCAGACGGTTCCGGCGATAGCCTTTCTTGCAAGAACGCCGTGGTGAGCAAGAACGCATTGGCATTCGGTAAGCGCTATTACCTGATGGCCACCTGGAACGGCAATGCGGTATCCCTGTACGAGAACGGCAAGAAGGTGGGGGAGACCGATGTGCAGTTCGAAAAGATTTTGCCTTCCGAGGAATCCATCTTTGTGGGCAAGGAGTCCCTGGAGTTCAGCCTGGAAGACCTTCGGATTTCCGTGGAACCCTTGAACGAAGCCGATGCGGAATTCCGCAACAAGAGCCATGAAATTGAAACTCTTTTTCTAGGAACCAATTTTCAAGGAACCATCTAA
- a CDS encoding beta-ketoacyl synthase chain length factor, giving the protein MIYIKKFKVFVPSEEAPQPDVKFVPMLTRRRLSLLSKMVVFVNDAISKDLPPCKVTFASQYGEISQQLKISDTLLQTGNVSPAHFSLSVFNASIANATILEKNTAGYSAVFSGRDAFRHGLTDCAAALESGSEKERIFVFADEKIPETYAPVAGVPYPNTYCALALRLSTEKTEGAIELDPSPLVGNFETAADEALEFIRTRLPA; this is encoded by the coding sequence ATGATCTATATCAAAAAATTCAAGGTTTTTGTCCCGAGTGAAGAGGCTCCTCAGCCCGACGTGAAATTCGTGCCTATGCTCACCCGGCGCAGGCTCAGCCTCCTTTCCAAGATGGTGGTGTTCGTAAATGACGCCATCTCCAAGGACTTACCGCCCTGCAAGGTGACCTTCGCCTCCCAATATGGCGAAATCTCCCAACAACTGAAAATTTCAGACACTCTTTTACAGACCGGCAACGTATCTCCGGCACATTTTAGTTTATCTGTATTCAACGCTTCTATCGCCAATGCCACCATTCTCGAAAAAAACACCGCTGGCTATTCAGCCGTTTTTTCGGGAAGGGACGCCTTCAGGCATGGACTTACGGACTGTGCCGCCGCACTGGAATCGGGTTCCGAAAAAGAACGAATTTTTGTCTTCGCCGACGAAAAGATTCCAGAGACCTACGCCCCCGTGGCAGGGGTCCCCTACCCCAACACTTACTGCGCCTTGGCTCTGAGGCTTTCAACAGAAAAGACCGAAGGGGCTATTGAACTGGACCCGTCGCCTCTAGTTGGCAACTTTGAGACCGCCGCAGACGAAGCCCTGGAATTCATTCGGACTCGGTTACCGGCCTAG
- the purL gene encoding phosphoribosylformylglycinamidine synthase — protein sequence MLILRGTPALSDFRLQKLSSDFKSAGLSVASVYAEFLHVVDLSAELSDAETETLKKVLHYGPAREPKALEGELFVVCPRPGTISPWSSKATDIAHICGLPAIKRIERAIAYYVKFEGSVPAGAREKISAKIHDRMTQAVFADTASLEVLFSKEEPRPLNVIPVLTEGRDALVKADKEMGLALSPDEIDYLVKNFTELKRNPTDVELYMFAQANSEHCRHKVFGAEWTIDGVKQDKSLFQMIKNTYQLHNSNIFSAYKDNAAVMKGAVAGRYYADPRNNKYDFHNEEVDILMKVETHNHPTAISPFPGAATGSGGEIRDEGATGKGSKPKAGLTGFSVSNLKLPGAVQPWEKDFGSPSRIASALDIMIEGPLGGAAFNNEYGRPNILGYFRTFEQEVDAQNGKEVRGYHKPIMLAGGLGNIKHEHIEKGHIDPGDHLIVLGGPAMLIGLGGGAASSVQNGAGNESLDFASVQRENPEMERRCQEVIDRCWAMDEENPITFIHDVGAGGLSNAFPELVNDGGLGGKFELRNVPNDEPGMSPFEIWSNESQERYVIAIAGDKLDVFDAICKRERCPYAVVGEAIPEKHLTLTDKHFGTTPIDMPLGVLLGKPPRMIRNEKSQKRPLNSTVVPADATIKDVAHRVLANPTVADKTFLISIGDRSVTGMICRDQMVGPWQVPVADCAVTSATLDTYEGEVMSMGERAPVALISPAAAARMTVAESLTNMAAACVPDMGRVNLSANWMATPNYEGDGADLYEAVKSIGMELCPELGITIPVGKDSMSMSTVWSDAQGSHRVTAPISLVISAFAPCADVRKTLTPQLLQCKDSTLVLVDLARGKNRMGASIAAQVYCNLGDKAPDVDSAKELRAFFETIQKLNAAGKIMAYHDKSDGGLYTTLAEMAFAGHVGVTVKADALKGNLIDALFNEELGAVLQVKNADLAAVRDAFAAAGLGDTVSEIATLNDTYNLVIGDYAEGLSDLRAIWSDTTRRIAALRDNPDCAESEYKLKLEQDNPGITPKVTFDVAASAKIIKDYASRPKMAILREQGVNGELEMAAAFQKAGFESIDVHMTDILEGRVSLKDFNGLVACGGFSYGDVLGAGEGWAKSILFNPKARAEFEAYFNRKDTFTLGVCNGCQMVSNLKDLIPGAKHWPRFVQNLSERFEARFCTLKVEDTPAVLLKGMAGSVLPIAVAHGEGRAEFASRVAAEECLKTGLVALRYVDGKHEYTERYPLNPNGSPFGINGLCSEDGRALVMMPHPERVFRTCQYSWHPADWGEDGPWMQLFRNGRIFVAEKG from the coding sequence ATGCTCATTCTTCGTGGTACGCCGGCTCTGTCGGATTTCCGTCTCCAGAAACTTTCTTCCGATTTCAAGAGCGCAGGCCTTTCTGTCGCTTCTGTTTACGCTGAATTCCTGCACGTGGTGGACCTGTCCGCCGAACTCTCCGATGCAGAAACTGAAACGCTCAAGAAGGTGCTGCATTACGGTCCGGCCCGCGAACCCAAGGCTCTCGAAGGCGAACTCTTCGTGGTATGCCCGCGTCCGGGTACGATTAGCCCGTGGAGCTCCAAGGCGACCGATATCGCTCACATCTGCGGCCTTCCGGCCATCAAGCGCATCGAACGCGCAATCGCTTACTATGTGAAGTTCGAAGGTTCTGTGCCTGCCGGTGCCCGCGAAAAAATCTCGGCCAAGATTCACGATCGCATGACCCAGGCCGTTTTCGCCGACACCGCATCCCTCGAAGTCTTGTTCAGCAAAGAAGAACCGCGTCCGCTGAACGTGATTCCGGTGCTTACCGAAGGTCGCGACGCCCTCGTAAAAGCAGATAAAGAAATGGGCCTCGCTCTCTCTCCGGATGAAATCGATTACCTGGTGAAGAACTTCACCGAACTCAAGCGCAACCCCACCGACGTGGAACTCTACATGTTCGCGCAGGCCAACTCGGAGCACTGCCGCCACAAGGTGTTCGGTGCCGAATGGACCATCGACGGCGTCAAACAGGACAAGTCCCTGTTCCAGATGATCAAGAACACCTACCAGCTCCACAACTCAAACATCTTTAGTGCCTACAAGGACAACGCCGCTGTGATGAAGGGCGCTGTCGCTGGCCGCTACTACGCCGACCCGCGCAACAACAAGTACGACTTCCACAACGAAGAAGTCGACATCCTCATGAAGGTCGAGACCCACAACCACCCGACGGCCATTTCTCCGTTCCCAGGTGCCGCTACCGGTAGTGGTGGCGAAATCCGTGACGAAGGTGCCACGGGTAAGGGTTCCAAGCCGAAGGCCGGTCTCACAGGCTTCAGCGTTTCGAACTTGAAACTGCCGGGTGCAGTCCAACCTTGGGAAAAGGACTTTGGTAGCCCGTCCCGTATTGCTTCTGCCCTCGACATTATGATTGAAGGCCCGCTGGGTGGCGCCGCGTTCAACAACGAATACGGCCGTCCGAACATTCTCGGTTACTTCCGTACTTTCGAACAGGAAGTCGATGCCCAGAACGGCAAGGAAGTCCGCGGTTACCACAAGCCGATTATGTTGGCAGGCGGTCTTGGTAACATCAAGCATGAACATATCGAAAAGGGCCACATCGACCCAGGTGACCACCTGATTGTGCTCGGCGGTCCGGCCATGCTCATCGGTCTCGGTGGTGGTGCTGCTAGCTCCGTGCAGAACGGTGCCGGTAACGAATCTTTGGACTTTGCGTCTGTGCAGCGTGAAAACCCCGAAATGGAACGCCGCTGCCAGGAAGTCATCGACCGCTGCTGGGCGATGGACGAAGAAAACCCGATTACCTTCATTCACGACGTGGGTGCAGGTGGACTTTCTAACGCCTTCCCGGAACTGGTGAACGATGGCGGCCTCGGCGGTAAGTTTGAACTGCGCAATGTGCCGAACGATGAACCGGGCATGAGCCCCTTCGAAATCTGGAGTAACGAATCCCAGGAACGCTATGTGATTGCAATCGCAGGCGACAAGCTCGACGTGTTCGACGCCATTTGTAAGCGTGAACGCTGCCCGTACGCCGTGGTGGGCGAGGCGATTCCTGAAAAGCACCTGACCCTTACCGACAAGCATTTCGGTACGACTCCGATTGACATGCCGCTGGGTGTGCTCCTTGGCAAGCCGCCCCGCATGATCCGTAACGAAAAGAGCCAGAAGCGCCCGCTCAATTCCACGGTGGTTCCGGCCGATGCAACTATCAAGGACGTGGCTCACCGCGTGCTTGCAAACCCCACCGTCGCCGACAAGACGTTCCTCATTTCTATCGGTGACCGTTCTGTGACGGGTATGATTTGTCGTGACCAGATGGTTGGTCCGTGGCAGGTGCCGGTCGCCGACTGCGCCGTGACCTCTGCAACGCTCGATACTTACGAAGGCGAAGTCATGAGCATGGGCGAACGCGCCCCGGTTGCCCTCATTTCTCCGGCTGCCGCTGCCCGCATGACGGTGGCTGAATCCCTTACCAACATGGCTGCCGCTTGCGTGCCTGATATGGGCCGCGTGAACTTGTCCGCAAACTGGATGGCTACGCCGAACTACGAAGGCGATGGCGCCGACTTGTACGAAGCTGTGAAGTCCATCGGTATGGAACTCTGCCCGGAACTTGGCATCACGATTCCGGTGGGCAAGGACTCCATGAGCATGAGCACCGTGTGGTCTGACGCTCAGGGTAGCCACCGCGTGACCGCTCCGATTTCGCTTGTGATTAGTGCCTTTGCTCCTTGCGCCGATGTGCGCAAGACGCTTACCCCGCAGCTCTTGCAATGTAAGGATTCTACGCTCGTTCTCGTGGACCTTGCTCGCGGCAAGAACCGTATGGGCGCCTCCATCGCCGCTCAGGTTTACTGCAACCTCGGTGACAAGGCTCCGGATGTGGACAGCGCCAAGGAACTCCGCGCCTTCTTCGAAACCATCCAGAAGCTCAATGCGGCTGGCAAGATTATGGCCTACCACGACAAGAGCGATGGCGGCCTCTACACGACTCTCGCCGAAATGGCATTCGCAGGTCACGTGGGCGTGACGGTGAAGGCCGATGCCCTCAAGGGTAACCTCATCGACGCATTGTTCAACGAAGAACTTGGTGCCGTGCTCCAGGTGAAGAATGCTGACCTCGCGGCCGTTCGCGACGCATTTGCTGCTGCAGGTCTCGGCGATACGGTTTCTGAAATTGCAACGCTCAACGATACTTATAACTTGGTCATCGGCGACTACGCCGAAGGCCTCTCGGATCTTCGCGCCATCTGGAGCGACACGACCCGCCGCATCGCGGCTCTCCGCGATAACCCGGATTGTGCCGAAAGCGAATACAAGCTCAAGCTGGAACAGGACAATCCAGGTATCACGCCGAAGGTCACCTTCGACGTGGCGGCGTCCGCAAAGATTATCAAGGACTACGCAAGCCGCCCGAAGATGGCAATACTCCGTGAGCAGGGCGTGAACGGCGAGCTGGAAATGGCTGCCGCCTTCCAGAAGGCCGGCTTCGAATCCATCGACGTTCACATGACTGACATTCTCGAAGGCCGCGTAAGCCTCAAGGACTTCAACGGTCTCGTGGCTTGCGGTGGCTTCAGCTACGGTGACGTTCTCGGTGCTGGCGAAGGCTGGGCCAAGAGCATCCTCTTCAACCCGAAGGCCCGTGCCGAATTTGAGGCTTACTTTAACCGCAAGGACACCTTCACGCTCGGCGTCTGCAACGGCTGCCAGATGGTCTCTAACCTCAAGGACTTGATTCCGGGTGCCAAGCACTGGCCGCGCTTCGTGCAGAACCTCTCCGAACGCTTCGAAGCCCGCTTCTGCACGCTCAAGGTCGAAGACACTCCGGCAGTGCTCCTCAAGGGCATGGCAGGCTCCGTACTCCCGATTGCGGTGGCACACGGCGAAGGCCGCGCGGAATTCGCTAGTCGGGTCGCCGCCGAGGAATGCTTAAAAACTGGTCTCGTGGCGTTGCGTTACGTGGACGGCAAGCACGAATACACCGAACGCTACCCGCTGAACCCCAACGGCTCTCCGTTTGGCATCAACGGCCTCTGCTCCGAAGATGGCCGCGCCCTCGTGATGATGCCGCACCCGGAACGCGTGTTCCGTACCTGCCAGTACTCCTGGCACCCGGCGGACTGGGGCGAAGACGGTCCGTGGATGCAGCTCTTCCGCAACGGCAGAATCTTCGTAGCCGAAAAAGGCTAA
- a CDS encoding acyl carrier protein, which yields MSDLNQKIKEVIIKSLELEDITPEDIYDDAPLFGEGDRSLGLDSIDALELGIAIKENFGVSFSTVNEETKKHFASVNALAAYISANSPS from the coding sequence ATGTCAGATTTGAACCAGAAGATTAAAGAAGTGATTATCAAGTCCTTGGAACTTGAAGATATCACTCCGGAAGATATTTACGACGACGCGCCCCTTTTCGGGGAAGGCGACCGCAGCCTTGGGCTCGACAGTATCGACGCCCTGGAACTGGGGATTGCCATCAAGGAGAACTTCGGCGTTTCTTTCTCTACCGTGAACGAAGAGACCAAGAAGCACTTTGCCTCCGTCAACGCCCTGGCCGCCTACATTTCTGCCAACTCCCCTAGCTGA
- the argH gene encoding argininosuccinate lyase, with the protein MARISTKKSAKKDSAKKGTQTNMWTGRFASGMAQSMVDLSFSLQFDAELIEEDIEGSIGHGKGLVESGVLSKAEYKKICDGLESILKDYKAGKNLWQESDEDIHMAVERVLTERIGALGKKIHTGRSRNDQVCTDFKLYMRHRAAEIRALEVSLMETVLDLAKKYFGKMMPGYTHLQQAQPIYFSHYLMSMFFAVSRDVKRLDNFLELHSELPLGSGAMAGSAFPYHRALVAKELGFNGVSPNSIDAVSHRDMMLEFEADLAIIANTMSRYAEDFVNWSTSEFGYLTLHDAFSSGSSMMPQKKNPDSMELIRGKSGRMLGNFSALYTLVKGAPLSYSRDLQEDKEPVFDSVHNVKVILRVMKEALESARFNFDKMHAKMLPALLATDLADLLVESGVPFRDAHHVVGSLVGEAARQGLEFTDLSDEAWEAAGVPNVGQMKKTLTFEYSVSRRNIEGGTGPKSVKQQFGKAAAVLKAFKK; encoded by the coding sequence ATGGCTAGGATCAGCACAAAAAAATCTGCAAAGAAAGATTCTGCTAAAAAAGGCACCCAGACCAACATGTGGACCGGCCGTTTTGCTAGCGGCATGGCGCAGAGCATGGTGGACCTGAGCTTCAGCCTGCAATTTGACGCCGAACTCATCGAAGAAGACATCGAAGGAAGCATCGGCCACGGCAAGGGCCTGGTAGAATCCGGCGTGCTCAGCAAGGCGGAATACAAGAAGATTTGCGATGGCCTCGAGAGCATTCTCAAGGACTACAAGGCTGGCAAGAATCTTTGGCAGGAATCCGACGAAGACATCCACATGGCCGTGGAACGGGTGCTCACCGAACGCATCGGTGCCCTCGGCAAGAAGATTCACACGGGCCGCAGCCGTAACGACCAGGTCTGCACGGACTTCAAGCTTTACATGCGCCACCGCGCCGCCGAAATCCGCGCTCTCGAAGTTTCTTTGATGGAAACGGTGCTGGACCTCGCCAAGAAATACTTCGGCAAGATGATGCCGGGCTACACGCACCTGCAGCAGGCACAGCCCATCTACTTCAGCCATTACCTGATGAGCATGTTCTTTGCCGTGAGCCGCGACGTGAAGCGCCTCGACAACTTTTTGGAACTGCATAGCGAACTTCCGCTGGGTAGCGGCGCCATGGCAGGCTCCGCATTCCCGTACCACCGCGCTTTGGTGGCGAAGGAACTCGGATTCAACGGCGTGAGCCCCAACAGCATCGACGCCGTGAGCCACCGCGACATGATGCTGGAATTCGAAGCGGACCTCGCGATTATCGCGAACACCATGAGCCGCTACGCCGAAGACTTTGTGAACTGGAGCACCAGCGAATTCGGCTACCTCACCCTGCACGACGCCTTCTCTAGCGGATCCTCGATGATGCCGCAGAAGAAGAACCCGGATTCCATGGAACTCATCCGCGGAAAGTCCGGTCGCATGCTCGGTAACTTCAGCGCGCTTTACACGCTGGTGAAGGGAGCCCCGCTCAGCTACAGCCGCGACCTGCAAGAAGACAAGGAACCGGTATTCGACTCCGTCCATAACGTGAAGGTGATTCTCCGCGTCATGAAAGAGGCCTTGGAAAGTGCACGCTTTAACTTCGACAAGATGCACGCAAAGATGCTGCCGGCGCTGCTGGCTACCGACCTCGCTGACTTGCTGGTCGAATCCGGCGTGCCGTTCCGCGACGCCCACCACGTGGTCGGTAGCCTGGTCGGCGAAGCCGCCCGCCAAGGCCTCGAATTCACGGACCTCAGCGACGAGGCCTGGGAAGCCGCCGGCGTCCCGAATGTGGGTCAGATGAAGAAGACCCTCACCTTCGAATACAGCGTAAGCCGCCGTAACATCGAAGGCGGTACCGGTCCCAAGTCCGTGAAGCAGCAATTCGGCAAGGCTGCTGCGGTTCTGAAAGCCTTCAAGAAGTAA
- a CDS encoding TIGR02147 family protein: MKPVMEYQNFRVFIRDFYTERKDRSGFTWRDFARDAGYSSPVFLKLVCDGKANLSDVGLERTAAAMGLTGVDLQYFRELVAFNQSKDSAAKKHSFAAMRKMARENNREIIGEDQYDYFQSWQNPVLREMAPNMPGATPAQMAGKLAFDGETANVKKSLALLQKTGLLEKDAKGAFKQNSKAISTGNLDVASLSVREMHRQMGELAVRALDEIPVKERDISGLTLGLSEEAFQRVSMEIEAFRRRIAAIALEDSHTDKVYRLNMQLFPLTKNFGADNRENRNTQKGAQDE, encoded by the coding sequence ATGAAACCTGTGATGGAATACCAGAATTTTCGCGTTTTTATACGCGACTTCTATACCGAGCGGAAGGACCGTTCAGGGTTTACCTGGCGCGACTTTGCCCGGGATGCCGGGTATTCCTCTCCGGTGTTTTTGAAGCTTGTCTGCGACGGCAAGGCGAACCTGAGCGATGTGGGGCTGGAACGCACCGCTGCCGCCATGGGCCTTACCGGCGTGGACCTCCAGTATTTTAGGGAACTGGTGGCATTCAACCAGTCCAAGGATTCTGCCGCCAAAAAGCATTCCTTTGCTGCCATGCGGAAAATGGCCCGGGAAAACAACCGGGAAATTATCGGCGAAGACCAGTACGACTATTTCCAGTCTTGGCAGAACCCGGTACTGCGTGAAATGGCACCCAACATGCCCGGAGCGACCCCGGCCCAGATGGCGGGCAAGTTGGCTTTTGATGGCGAGACGGCCAACGTCAAAAAGTCCCTGGCCCTGTTGCAGAAGACGGGCCTTTTGGAAAAAGATGCGAAGGGTGCTTTCAAGCAGAACAGCAAGGCTATTTCTACGGGTAACCTGGACGTTGCCTCCCTTTCGGTGCGGGAAATGCACCGCCAGATGGGGGAGCTTGCGGTGCGAGCCCTGGACGAGATTCCCGTGAAGGAACGGGACATTTCGGGCCTTACCCTCGGGCTTTCCGAAGAGGCTTTCCAGCGGGTGTCCATGGAAATCGAGGCTTTCCGCCGGCGCATTGCGGCAATTGCCCTGGAAGATTCCCATACGGACAAGGTTTACCGCTTGAACATGCAGCTTTTCCCGTTGACCAAGAATTTTGGTGCCGACAACAGAGAAAACCGTAATACGCAAAAGGGGGCGCAAGATGAATAA
- a CDS encoding acyl carrier protein has translation MEKQEIFDRIKNALVEEFDMDASKLVPEARLYEDLELDSIDAVDLIVKLKSMLPRNIDPEVFKAVRTLQDVVDAIYGLIHETESK, from the coding sequence ATGGAAAAACAGGAAATTTTCGACAGAATCAAGAACGCCCTGGTCGAGGAATTCGACATGGACGCCTCCAAGCTTGTTCCCGAGGCTAGGCTTTACGAAGATTTGGAATTGGACAGCATCGACGCCGTGGACCTGATCGTGAAGCTCAAGTCCATGCTGCCCCGCAATATCGACCCCGAAGTGTTCAAGGCCGTGCGCACCCTGCAAGACGTGGTGGACGCCATCTACGGCCTGATCCACGAAACGGAATCCAAGTAA